From the Carya illinoinensis cultivar Pawnee chromosome 4, C.illinoinensisPawnee_v1, whole genome shotgun sequence genome, one window contains:
- the LOC122308116 gene encoding profilin-4-like translates to MSWQTYVDEHLMCDIDGQGQGQHLAAAAIVGHDGSVWAQNSSFPQFKPQEITDILKDFDEPGHLAPTGLHLGGTKYMVIQGEPGAVIRGKKGSGGITIKKTGQALVFGIYEEPVTPGQCNMVVERLGDYLIEQGL, encoded by the exons ATGTCGTGGCAAACTTACGTGGATGAGCATCTGATGTGCGATATTGATGGGCAGGGCCAGGGCCAGCACCTCGCTGCCGCTGCTATCGTCGGCCACGATGGCTCTGTCTGGGCTCAGAACTCTTCATTCCCCCAG TTTAAGCCTCAGGAGATTACTGATATCTTGAAGGATTTTGATGAACCGGGTCATCTTGCTCCCACGGGCTTACACCTTGGGGGCACTAAATACATGGTAATCCAGGGAGAGCCTGGAGCTGTCATCCGTGGAAAGAAG GGATCTGGAGGTATCACCATAAAAAAGACTGGCCAAGCTCTAGTTTTTGGCATCTATGAAGAACCTGTGACACCAGGACAGTGCAACATGGTTGTTGAGAGGCTGGGGGATTACCTTATTGAGCAGGGTCTGTAG
- the LOC122308115 gene encoding derlin-1: MSSPAEYYKSLPPITKAYGTLCLLTTTAYQFGLVDPRYIALFYKPVFTQFQVWRLITNFFFLGKFSINFGIRLLMIARYGVQLEKVPFDRRTADFLWMMIFGAFSLLVLAAIPIFWTPLLGVSLVFMLLYVWSREFPNAQISIYGLVTLKAFYLPWAMLALDVIFGSPIIPDLLGIIAGHLYYFLTVLHPLAGGRNILKTPTWVHKLVARWRIGAPPTSAQPERTTGAAFRGRSYRLND; the protein is encoded by the exons ATGTCTTCTCCGGCCGA ATATTATAAATCTCTTCCACCCATAACAAAGGCTTATGGGACCCTCTGTCTGTTGACAACCACTGCCTACCAGTTTGGATTAGTTGATCCTCGGTATATTGCGTTATTTTATAAACCGGTATTCACACAATTTCAG GTCTGGAGGCTAATTACAAACTTCTTTTTCCTTGGAaaattctctatcaattttggAATTCGCCTTTTAATGAT AGCTAGATATGGAGTTCAGCTTGAGAAGGTACCATTCGACAGGCGGACAGCAGATTTCTTGTGGATGATGATATTTGGGGCCTTTTCACTATTA GTATTAGCAGCCATCCCCATATTTTGGACACCTCTTCTTGGAGTATCACTTGTGTTCATGCTTCTCTATGTCTGGAGTAGAGAGTTTCCAAATGCTCAAATCAGTATATATGGGCTCGTGACTCTTAAG GCATTTTATTTACCATGGGCAATGCTTGCTTTGGACGTTATTTTCGGTTCACCAATTATTCCAGATCTACTGGGAATAATTGCAGGACATCTGTATTATTTCTTGACTGTTCTGCATCCACTTGCTGGTGGGAGAAACATACTAAAGACTCCAACGTGGGT ACATAAACTGGTTGCGAGGTGGCGGATAGGAGCTCCGCCAACTAGTGCCCAGCCAGAAAGGACAACTGGTGCAGCTTTCAGAGGGAGGTCTTATCGACTTAACGATTAA